One region of Pangasianodon hypophthalmus isolate fPanHyp1 chromosome 15, fPanHyp1.pri, whole genome shotgun sequence genomic DNA includes:
- the shroom3 gene encoding protein Shroom3 isoform X3: MFLRRRHRQGRNDVILSSDFPILREHGADLCCSESLTASPCHRADTDQCSGGVQIRIKHRNSEPGSRPHSWHSTKLSEDPLDSDSMMQISQGAMGAPWHQSYHASASTTDLSGYDAGFLRKSPDQYSSRGSMESLDHSNPAYSSCNQLSVSKSSNSIDHLHSKRDSAYSSFSTSSSIPEYLAAGPSFSKERSYSMDSVPQHRTTEGMHQADIRYVRTVYDPQQGMSAEHEILSAAILKDNESKAQSRRGSIKGRVCHRSNSTSGSSSSSGSSGCGTVTSHRHSAGPVWGQTHNGNSYENLKGAPSPPLRSDSYAATRNHERPSSWSSLEQARSLRALHKGSWHHSSGSVASGRSSFGIEGQLHTVIEKSPESSPTIKPKQSLPTLSQPGSAMLPTGIYPVPLPEPHFAQIPTTNPSSSSVYPALAKESKPIPQKEHCGGVDSGVRMAAENGYQSIASYSGSVQSLVFPQPKQPNQVKDDPQTKCGFYRSHFQTQGSRPPVLSIGQERKDPYTPVQPRRERPRYSHGMDIMESYRQPREEELSRCQEQNVHPQPFYSSCEGLQEHAQPQGSDQRINTSGGFHNESSTYQQRDQDLDHPLTRLENALAEVQRCSSPQNTPSHCSIQSERSMSVMEKVSHFERQQTKPRSHSHSLSNYSSSICPSQATHSAKRSLSGLKDLQKGYVPQGRSWSTSQEGNAESSQDLQPRCVSTDQAQHRKPHDLHRSKSSFQLNEENSKDFHRSKSTFHLEDNGKDIQLKEDHQDILGTGADTTFTLAYRDSIKDAQSKVLRSTSFRRRDLNINPPPVPVKHMSLDRKGTNMSPKPNTSPHTPKERHVIPVELPDKTNAPELPRIPPVGPPVMRICGRKRLTMEQKKLSYSEPENIHEVGTSDKESGLFQRKAPPQFQLPETSVADRRRMFELVATRSAGTKLATSRPELKQMQQDALADYVERKTGRRMDGRPHRPHSAYMHSNSCSSMDSQSRTSTTSMGSLQEPGQEGISEVNCQSFTFTANIQYPLHSSRNTQTQTQSEIYQSAFRPQSAEPQKPERQAKRTIPGHVPGASLAYLPSVPANQSLDEVFKRAVPARSSGKSASAEDLLDRNQGRPVSQHFRSKSSPAVENHNLDVLAGDLRLCGSVSKENRASGSVAPEQRSSSEVGLEQSCPLNPSMNQLNPPVIRRERQRHSDRPRSHSASGLAASVGLPCPFSSSEWHSTNKTECQPNLDAITFPGTIPENLTSSVSEMDNQNSANANNSKDALNDLEKTAHDLSPSHQEVAESLTSFSHRPCHSGLPTSPKVSTSPIRSFPSLRISESSIGFASSAAVSQEDDEVFLSPTSPPLHPLSRREGNFSEEPLLPYPSTQPQIKEESLDITVPQESQKLSSISEKPPVTATHQEREGELHNLSSLSVTSEPNITNVTAVIDAEAEELSESPESPLLARRERTEAEVRVEILARELVSRDEALAPLLDIWASTTTLDLMEDIFPSCSSAPWQQGKNSSSHAGDSAQNVVFVASEAHVKAVQGQMETDLDEEESNLNVKKVELVQALTVSLEALRLERERLAEEQQCYSALGCRIEALVQEHCKPNESEKYRMFIGDLEKIVNLLLSLSGRLARVENALNALQGEPEKGSTEERASLQQKQRQLRSQQEDARELKENLDRRERIVLQFLGGYLSTAQLHDYRRYIRAKPALLIRQRHLDELIRQGEEQLCRLTENTNHELNPQTGSAPSSCSDSNSPRLTTVTSL; encoded by the exons agagcaCGGTGCAGATTTATGCTGTAGTGAGTCCCTTACGGCGTCACCTTGCCATCGAGCCGATACAGACCAATGCAGTGGAGGAGTTCAGATACGCATCAAACACAg GAACAGTGAGCCCGGATCCCGTCCCCATTCTTGGCACTCCACTAAGCTGAGTGAGGACCCTCTGGACTCTGACAGCATGATGCAGATTTCCCAGGGTGCCATGGGGGCTCCCTGGCACCAAAGCTACCATGCCAG tgCCTCCACCACAGACCTGTCAGGTTATGATGCAGGATTTCTGAGGAAAAGTCCAGACCAGTACAGTTCAAGGGGAAGCATGGAGAGCCTAGATCATTCAAACCCTGCTTACAGTTCCTGCAATCAGCTGTCAGTCTCCAAATCCTCCAATAGTATTGATCATCTGCACAGCAAACGTGATTCTGCATACAGTTCCTTCTCTACCAGCTCAAGTATCCCAGAATACCTTGCTGCTGGGCCATCATTCAGCAAGGAACGGTCATACTCCATGGACAGTGTTCCTCAACATAGAACTACAGAGGGCATGCATCAAGCAGATATTCGCTATGTGCGCACTGTCTATGACCCTCAACAGGGCATGTCTGCAGAGCATGAGATCCTTTCTGCAGCAATCCTAAAAGATAATGAGAGCAAAGCACAGTCTAGACGTGGAAGCATAAAGGGCAGGGTTTGTCACCGTTCCAACAGTACCagtggcagtagcagtagcagtggaAGCAGTGGTTGTGGTACAGTCACATCTCATCGTCACAGTGCGGGACCAGTATGGGGCCAAACACACAATGGCAACTCTTATGAAAACCTGAAGGGGGCACCTTCACCTCCCTTACGTAGTGACAGCTATGCAGCCACCCGGAACCATGAGCGACCCAGCTCATGGTCCAGTCTTGAGCAGGCTCGGTCTTTACGGGCTCTTCACAAGGGTTCTTGGCATCACTCCAGTGGCTCTGTGGCATCAGGAAGATCATCATTTGGAATAGAGGGTCAACTTCACACTGTAATTGAAAAGAGTCCTGAGAGTAGCCCAACGATTAAACCCAAACAAAGCCTTCCAACTTTATCACAACCTGGATCAGCCATGCTGCCTACTGGCATCTACCCTGTTCCACTGCCAGAGCCCCATTTTGCACAGATACCAACTACAAACCCCAGCTCTAGTAGTGTTTACCCAGCACTTGCCAAGGAGAGCAAACCCATCCCTCAAAAAGAACACTGTGGAGGAGTAGACTCTGGTGTTAGGATGGCAGCAGAAAATGGATACCAAAGCATTGCTTCCTACTCCGGCTCTGTCCAGTCTCTTGTTTTCCCACAACCTAAACAACCAAACCAGGTGAAAGATGACCCACAGACCAAATGTGGCTTTTACAGGTCTCATTTCCAAACACAGGGGTCCAGGCCCCCAGTGCTGTCCATAGGCCAGGAAAGAAAGGACCCTTACACCCCTGTTCAGCCTAGGCGAGAGAGACCCAGATACTCACATGGCATGGATATTATGGAATCGTACAGACAACCTAGAGAGGAAGAGCTAAGCAGATGTCAGGAACAGAATGTCCATCCACAACCATTTTACTCATCATGTGAAGGTTTACAGGAACATGCCCAACCTCAAGGAAGTGATCAAAGAATCAACACTTCAGGTGGGTTCCACAATGAATCCAGCACCTATCAACAGAGGGACCAAGATCTGGATCATCCACTAACCCGACTTGAGAATGCACTAGCAGAGGTCCAGAGATGTTCTAGCCCACAGAACACTCCTAGCCACTGCAGCATCCAAAGTGAGCGTAGCATGTCAGTAATGGAGAAAGTCAGTCACTTTGAGAGACAGCAGACCAAACCACGTAGTCACAGTCACAGTCTCTCCAATTACAGCTCCTCAATTTGTCCAAGTCAGGCTACCCACAGTGCCAAGAGGTCCCTGTCTGGGCTGAAAGATCTGCAAAAAGGGTATGTCCCTCAAGGGAGGAGTTGGAGTACCAGCCAAGAGGGAAATGCAGAATCATCACAGGATTTGCAGCCAAGGTGTGTGAGCACTGATCAAGCTCAGCATAGGAAACCACATGACCTACACCGAAGCAAGAGTTCTTTCCAACTTAATGAGGAAAATAGCAAAGACTTTCATAGGAGCAAGAGCACTTTTCATCTTGAGGACAATGGTAAAGACATCCAATTGAAAGAAGACCATCAGGACATCTTAGGCACAGGTGCTGACACCACCTTTACCCTAGCATATAGAGATAGCATCAAGGATGCTCAGTCCAAGGTGCTGAGATCCACTTCATTCCGAAGACGAGACTTAAACATAAACCCTCCACCTGTGCCTGTGAAGCACATGTCCCTGGATAGAAAGGGAACCAATATGAGCCCCAAACCCAACACCTCTCCACACACTCCTAAAGAACGGCATGTTATTCCTGTTGAGCTACCAGACAAAACAAATGCTCCTGAGCTTCCAAGAATCCCTCCTGTAGGGCCTCCAGTTATGCGAATATGTGGCCGAAAACGACTGACCATGGAACAAAAGAAACTGTCATACTCTGAGCCAGAGAACATTCATGAAGTTGGAACTTCTGACAAAGAGTCTGGCTTATTTCAAAGGAAGGCACCCCCACAATTCCAGCTTCCTGAGACAAGTGTTGCAGATCGACGAAGGATGTTTGAACTTGTAGCTACTCGTAGTGCAGGTACTAAATTGGCCACCTCAAGACCTGAGTTAAAGCAGATGCAGCAAGATGCTTTGGCTGATTATGTGGAGCGCAAGACTGGTCGACGAATGGACGGACGTCCTCATCGTCCTCATAGTGCCTACATGCACTCAAATTCCTGTTCATCCATGGACTCACAAAGCCGAACCTCCACCACTAGCATGGGCTCTCTTCAGGAGCCAGGACAAGAGGGTATCTCTGAAGTTAACTGCCAGTCCTTTACTTTTACAGCCAATATACAATATCCCTTACACTCCAGCAGGAACACCCAAACTCAGACTCAATCTGAAATCTATCAGTCTGCCTTTAGACCACAGAGTGCAGAACCACAGAAACCAGAAAGGCAAGCAAAGAGAACCATTCCAGGCCATGTTCCAGGTGCAAGCTTGGCTTACCTCCCCAGTGTCCCTGCTAATCAAAGCTTGGATGAAGTTTTCAAAAGAGCTGTTCCAGCCAGAAGCTCAGGGAAATCAGCTTCTGCAGAGGACCTTTTGGATCGCAATCAAGGTCGCCCTGTTTCTCAGCACTTCAGATCAAAATCCTCTCCAGCTGTGGAGAACCACAATCTG GATGTCTTGGCTGGAGACCTCAGATTGTGCGGGAGTGTTTCTAAagaaaacag AGCATCAGGGAGTGTGGCACCTGAGCAAAGGTCATCAAGTGAAGTTGGTCTGGAGCAGAGCTGTCCGCTAAACCCAAGTATGAATCAGTTGAACCCACCTGTGATAAGGAGGGAGCGACAGCGCCACTCAGACCGACCCCGATCCCATAGCGCCTCAGGCCTGGCAGCTTCTGTCGGATTGCCCTGTCCTTTCTCATCTTCAGAGTGGCACAGTACCAACAAGACAGAATGCCAACCCAACCTAGATGCCATCACTTTCCCAGGCACTATCCCCGAAAATCTAACAAGTTCCGTGTCAGAAATGGACAATCAAAATTCTGCCAATGCCAACAATTCCAAAGATGCTCTAAACGACTTGGAGAAGACAGCCCATGACCTTTCACCTTCACACCAAGAAGTCGCAGAGTCACTCACATCTTTCTCTCACAGGCCATGCCATTCTGGATTGCCCACTTCTCCCAAAGTCTCCACCTCTCCCATTAGGTCCTTCCCCTCTCTACGGATCTCAGAGTCCAGTATTGGCTTTGCCTCATCTGCAGCTGTTTCACAGGAGGATGATGAGGTGTTTTTATCTCCAACCTCCCCACCACTACACCCACTATCAAGAAGGGAGGGAAACTTCTCTGAAGAACCTCTGCTTCCCTACCCATCAACCCAGCCTCAAATAAAGGAAGAGTCACTTGACATCACAGTGCCTCAAGAATCACAAAAGCTGAGCag CATCTCTGAGAAACCACCTGTCACAGCCACCCAccaagagagagaaggggagttGCATAACCTCTCATCCCTATCAGTAACCTCTGAGCCCAATATCACCAATGTCACTGCTGTGATCGATGCTGAGGCAGAAGAGCTTTCAGAAAGCCCTGAGTCACCATTGCTGGCCAGGAGGGAGCGCACGGAGGCGGAGGTGCGGGTGGAGATTCTGGCCCGGGAGCTGGTGAGCCGAGACGAGGCTCTTGCTCCTCTTCTGGACATCTGGGCAAGCACCACTACGCTGGACTTGATGGAGGACATCTTTCCCTCCTGCTCGTCTGCTCCATGGCAGCAAGGAAAGAACAGCAGCAGTCATGCAGGTGACAG TGCTCAGAATGTGGTGTTTGTTGCTTCTGAGGCTCATGTGAAAGCTGTTCAGGGACAGATGGAGACTGATCTGGACGAAGAAGAGTCCAATCTGAATGTGAAGAAG GTGGAGCTCGTGCAAGCTCTGACTGTGAGCTTAGAGGCATTGcggctggagagagagagactggccGAGGAGCAGCAGTGCTACAGTGCTCTGGGCTGCAGGATAGAGGCACTGGTGCAGGAGCACTGCAAACCCAATGAGAGTGAGAAGTACCGTATGTTTATTGGCGACTTGGAAAAAATCGTCAACCTGCTGCTTTCTCTGAGCGGACGTCTGGCACGTGTGGAGAATGCCCTTAACGCCCTGCAGGGGGAGCCAGAGAAGGGAAGCACAGAGGAGAGG
- the shroom3 gene encoding protein Shroom3 isoform X5 — protein MMQISQGAMGAPWHQSYHASASTTDLSGYDAGFLRKSPDQYSSRGSMESLDHSNPAYSSCNQLSVSKSSNSIDHLHSKRDSAYSSFSTSSSIPEYLAAGPSFSKERSYSMDSVPQHRTTEGMHQADIRYVRTVYDPQQGMSAEHEILSAAILKDNESKAQSRRGSIKGRVCHRSNSTSGSSSSSGSSGCGTVTSHRHSAGPVWGQTHNGNSYENLKGAPSPPLRSDSYAATRNHERPSSWSSLEQARSLRALHKGSWHHSSGSVASGRSSFGIEGQLHTVIEKSPESSPTIKPKQSLPTLSQPGSAMLPTGIYPVPLPEPHFAQIPTTNPSSSSVYPALAKESKPIPQKEHCGGVDSGVRMAAENGYQSIASYSGSVQSLVFPQPKQPNQVKDDPQTKCGFYRSHFQTQGSRPPVLSIGQERKDPYTPVQPRRERPRYSHGMDIMESYRQPREEELSRCQEQNVHPQPFYSSCEGLQEHAQPQGSDQRINTSGGFHNESSTYQQRDQDLDHPLTRLENALAEVQRCSSPQNTPSHCSIQSERSMSVMEKVSHFERQQTKPRSHSHSLSNYSSSICPSQATHSAKRSLSGLKDLQKGYVPQGRSWSTSQEGNAESSQDLQPRCVSTDQAQHRKPHDLHRSKSSFQLNEENSKDFHRSKSTFHLEDNGKDIQLKEDHQDILGTGADTTFTLAYRDSIKDAQSKVLRSTSFRRRDLNINPPPVPVKHMSLDRKGTNMSPKPNTSPHTPKERHVIPVELPDKTNAPELPRIPPVGPPVMRICGRKRLTMEQKKLSYSEPENIHEVGTSDKESGLFQRKAPPQFQLPETSVADRRRMFELVATRSAGTKLATSRPELKQMQQDALADYVERKTGRRMDGRPHRPHSAYMHSNSCSSMDSQSRTSTTSMGSLQEPGQEGISEVNCQSFTFTANIQYPLHSSRNTQTQTQSEIYQSAFRPQSAEPQKPERQAKRTIPGHVPGASLAYLPSVPANQSLDEVFKRAVPARSSGKSASAEDLLDRNQGRPVSQHFRSKSSPAVENHNLDVLAGDLRLCGSVSKENRASGSVAPEQRSSSEVGLEQSCPLNPSMNQLNPPVIRRERQRHSDRPRSHSASGLAASVGLPCPFSSSEWHSTNKTECQPNLDAITFPGTIPENLTSSVSEMDNQNSANANNSKDALNDLEKTAHDLSPSHQEVAESLTSFSHRPCHSGLPTSPKVSTSPIRSFPSLRISESSIGFASSAAVSQEDDEVFLSPTSPPLHPLSRREGNFSEEPLLPYPSTQPQIKEESLDITVPQESQKLSSISEKPPVTATHQEREGELHNLSSLSVTSEPNITNVTAVIDAEAEELSESPESPLLARRERTEAEVRVEILARELVSRDEALAPLLDIWASTTTLDLMEDIFPSCSSAPWQQGKNSSSHAGDSAQNVVFVASEAHVKAVQGQMETDLDEEESNLNVKKVELVQALTVSLEALRLERERLAEEQQCYSALGCRIEALVQEHCKPNESEKYRMFIGDLEKIVNLLLSLSGRLARVENALNALQGEPEKGSTEERASLQQKQRQLRSQQEDARELKENLDRRERIVLQFLGGYLSTAQLHDYRRYIRAKPALLIRQRHLDELIRQGEEQLCRLTENTNHELNPQTGSAPSSCSDSNSPRLTTVTSL, from the exons ATGATGCAGATTTCCCAGGGTGCCATGGGGGCTCCCTGGCACCAAAGCTACCATGCCAG tgCCTCCACCACAGACCTGTCAGGTTATGATGCAGGATTTCTGAGGAAAAGTCCAGACCAGTACAGTTCAAGGGGAAGCATGGAGAGCCTAGATCATTCAAACCCTGCTTACAGTTCCTGCAATCAGCTGTCAGTCTCCAAATCCTCCAATAGTATTGATCATCTGCACAGCAAACGTGATTCTGCATACAGTTCCTTCTCTACCAGCTCAAGTATCCCAGAATACCTTGCTGCTGGGCCATCATTCAGCAAGGAACGGTCATACTCCATGGACAGTGTTCCTCAACATAGAACTACAGAGGGCATGCATCAAGCAGATATTCGCTATGTGCGCACTGTCTATGACCCTCAACAGGGCATGTCTGCAGAGCATGAGATCCTTTCTGCAGCAATCCTAAAAGATAATGAGAGCAAAGCACAGTCTAGACGTGGAAGCATAAAGGGCAGGGTTTGTCACCGTTCCAACAGTACCagtggcagtagcagtagcagtggaAGCAGTGGTTGTGGTACAGTCACATCTCATCGTCACAGTGCGGGACCAGTATGGGGCCAAACACACAATGGCAACTCTTATGAAAACCTGAAGGGGGCACCTTCACCTCCCTTACGTAGTGACAGCTATGCAGCCACCCGGAACCATGAGCGACCCAGCTCATGGTCCAGTCTTGAGCAGGCTCGGTCTTTACGGGCTCTTCACAAGGGTTCTTGGCATCACTCCAGTGGCTCTGTGGCATCAGGAAGATCATCATTTGGAATAGAGGGTCAACTTCACACTGTAATTGAAAAGAGTCCTGAGAGTAGCCCAACGATTAAACCCAAACAAAGCCTTCCAACTTTATCACAACCTGGATCAGCCATGCTGCCTACTGGCATCTACCCTGTTCCACTGCCAGAGCCCCATTTTGCACAGATACCAACTACAAACCCCAGCTCTAGTAGTGTTTACCCAGCACTTGCCAAGGAGAGCAAACCCATCCCTCAAAAAGAACACTGTGGAGGAGTAGACTCTGGTGTTAGGATGGCAGCAGAAAATGGATACCAAAGCATTGCTTCCTACTCCGGCTCTGTCCAGTCTCTTGTTTTCCCACAACCTAAACAACCAAACCAGGTGAAAGATGACCCACAGACCAAATGTGGCTTTTACAGGTCTCATTTCCAAACACAGGGGTCCAGGCCCCCAGTGCTGTCCATAGGCCAGGAAAGAAAGGACCCTTACACCCCTGTTCAGCCTAGGCGAGAGAGACCCAGATACTCACATGGCATGGATATTATGGAATCGTACAGACAACCTAGAGAGGAAGAGCTAAGCAGATGTCAGGAACAGAATGTCCATCCACAACCATTTTACTCATCATGTGAAGGTTTACAGGAACATGCCCAACCTCAAGGAAGTGATCAAAGAATCAACACTTCAGGTGGGTTCCACAATGAATCCAGCACCTATCAACAGAGGGACCAAGATCTGGATCATCCACTAACCCGACTTGAGAATGCACTAGCAGAGGTCCAGAGATGTTCTAGCCCACAGAACACTCCTAGCCACTGCAGCATCCAAAGTGAGCGTAGCATGTCAGTAATGGAGAAAGTCAGTCACTTTGAGAGACAGCAGACCAAACCACGTAGTCACAGTCACAGTCTCTCCAATTACAGCTCCTCAATTTGTCCAAGTCAGGCTACCCACAGTGCCAAGAGGTCCCTGTCTGGGCTGAAAGATCTGCAAAAAGGGTATGTCCCTCAAGGGAGGAGTTGGAGTACCAGCCAAGAGGGAAATGCAGAATCATCACAGGATTTGCAGCCAAGGTGTGTGAGCACTGATCAAGCTCAGCATAGGAAACCACATGACCTACACCGAAGCAAGAGTTCTTTCCAACTTAATGAGGAAAATAGCAAAGACTTTCATAGGAGCAAGAGCACTTTTCATCTTGAGGACAATGGTAAAGACATCCAATTGAAAGAAGACCATCAGGACATCTTAGGCACAGGTGCTGACACCACCTTTACCCTAGCATATAGAGATAGCATCAAGGATGCTCAGTCCAAGGTGCTGAGATCCACTTCATTCCGAAGACGAGACTTAAACATAAACCCTCCACCTGTGCCTGTGAAGCACATGTCCCTGGATAGAAAGGGAACCAATATGAGCCCCAAACCCAACACCTCTCCACACACTCCTAAAGAACGGCATGTTATTCCTGTTGAGCTACCAGACAAAACAAATGCTCCTGAGCTTCCAAGAATCCCTCCTGTAGGGCCTCCAGTTATGCGAATATGTGGCCGAAAACGACTGACCATGGAACAAAAGAAACTGTCATACTCTGAGCCAGAGAACATTCATGAAGTTGGAACTTCTGACAAAGAGTCTGGCTTATTTCAAAGGAAGGCACCCCCACAATTCCAGCTTCCTGAGACAAGTGTTGCAGATCGACGAAGGATGTTTGAACTTGTAGCTACTCGTAGTGCAGGTACTAAATTGGCCACCTCAAGACCTGAGTTAAAGCAGATGCAGCAAGATGCTTTGGCTGATTATGTGGAGCGCAAGACTGGTCGACGAATGGACGGACGTCCTCATCGTCCTCATAGTGCCTACATGCACTCAAATTCCTGTTCATCCATGGACTCACAAAGCCGAACCTCCACCACTAGCATGGGCTCTCTTCAGGAGCCAGGACAAGAGGGTATCTCTGAAGTTAACTGCCAGTCCTTTACTTTTACAGCCAATATACAATATCCCTTACACTCCAGCAGGAACACCCAAACTCAGACTCAATCTGAAATCTATCAGTCTGCCTTTAGACCACAGAGTGCAGAACCACAGAAACCAGAAAGGCAAGCAAAGAGAACCATTCCAGGCCATGTTCCAGGTGCAAGCTTGGCTTACCTCCCCAGTGTCCCTGCTAATCAAAGCTTGGATGAAGTTTTCAAAAGAGCTGTTCCAGCCAGAAGCTCAGGGAAATCAGCTTCTGCAGAGGACCTTTTGGATCGCAATCAAGGTCGCCCTGTTTCTCAGCACTTCAGATCAAAATCCTCTCCAGCTGTGGAGAACCACAATCTG GATGTCTTGGCTGGAGACCTCAGATTGTGCGGGAGTGTTTCTAAagaaaacag AGCATCAGGGAGTGTGGCACCTGAGCAAAGGTCATCAAGTGAAGTTGGTCTGGAGCAGAGCTGTCCGCTAAACCCAAGTATGAATCAGTTGAACCCACCTGTGATAAGGAGGGAGCGACAGCGCCACTCAGACCGACCCCGATCCCATAGCGCCTCAGGCCTGGCAGCTTCTGTCGGATTGCCCTGTCCTTTCTCATCTTCAGAGTGGCACAGTACCAACAAGACAGAATGCCAACCCAACCTAGATGCCATCACTTTCCCAGGCACTATCCCCGAAAATCTAACAAGTTCCGTGTCAGAAATGGACAATCAAAATTCTGCCAATGCCAACAATTCCAAAGATGCTCTAAACGACTTGGAGAAGACAGCCCATGACCTTTCACCTTCACACCAAGAAGTCGCAGAGTCACTCACATCTTTCTCTCACAGGCCATGCCATTCTGGATTGCCCACTTCTCCCAAAGTCTCCACCTCTCCCATTAGGTCCTTCCCCTCTCTACGGATCTCAGAGTCCAGTATTGGCTTTGCCTCATCTGCAGCTGTTTCACAGGAGGATGATGAGGTGTTTTTATCTCCAACCTCCCCACCACTACACCCACTATCAAGAAGGGAGGGAAACTTCTCTGAAGAACCTCTGCTTCCCTACCCATCAACCCAGCCTCAAATAAAGGAAGAGTCACTTGACATCACAGTGCCTCAAGAATCACAAAAGCTGAGCag CATCTCTGAGAAACCACCTGTCACAGCCACCCAccaagagagagaaggggagttGCATAACCTCTCATCCCTATCAGTAACCTCTGAGCCCAATATCACCAATGTCACTGCTGTGATCGATGCTGAGGCAGAAGAGCTTTCAGAAAGCCCTGAGTCACCATTGCTGGCCAGGAGGGAGCGCACGGAGGCGGAGGTGCGGGTGGAGATTCTGGCCCGGGAGCTGGTGAGCCGAGACGAGGCTCTTGCTCCTCTTCTGGACATCTGGGCAAGCACCACTACGCTGGACTTGATGGAGGACATCTTTCCCTCCTGCTCGTCTGCTCCATGGCAGCAAGGAAAGAACAGCAGCAGTCATGCAGGTGACAG TGCTCAGAATGTGGTGTTTGTTGCTTCTGAGGCTCATGTGAAAGCTGTTCAGGGACAGATGGAGACTGATCTGGACGAAGAAGAGTCCAATCTGAATGTGAAGAAG GTGGAGCTCGTGCAAGCTCTGACTGTGAGCTTAGAGGCATTGcggctggagagagagagactggccGAGGAGCAGCAGTGCTACAGTGCTCTGGGCTGCAGGATAGAGGCACTGGTGCAGGAGCACTGCAAACCCAATGAGAGTGAGAAGTACCGTATGTTTATTGGCGACTTGGAAAAAATCGTCAACCTGCTGCTTTCTCTGAGCGGACGTCTGGCACGTGTGGAGAATGCCCTTAACGCCCTGCAGGGGGAGCCAGAGAAGGGAAGCACAGAGGAGAGG